In Achromobacter pestifer, the DNA window GCCGACCTCGACCGCCGCGCCGTTGTGCAGGCGCAGCTGGCCCGAGGTCACGACCTGCTCGCCCGCCTGCAAGCCTTCGGTCACGACCACGCGGCCGCGCACGCGCTCGGCCGTCTTCACGTAGGCCTGGCGCACCGTCGTGCCGGCGGACGCCTCGCCCGCCTTCGGCGGGTTCAGCACGTAGACGGAATCGCCATAGGCGCTATAGCTGACGGCAGTTTCCGGCACGGTGATCACGCCGGGACGCGCAGGCAAGCCGATCTGCCCCTGGGCGTACATGCCGGCCGCCAGCGCGCCGTCGGCGTTGGGCAGGGTCGCCTGCACGCGCACGGTGCGCGATCCTGCATCCACCTGCGGCTCCACGGTGGTGATCTGGCCTTCGAAGACCCGTCCCGCATGGGCATCCACGGTCACCGCCACCGGCTGGCCCGCGCGCAATGCGCCCATGGCCTGCTCGGGCAGGGTGATGTTGGCATACATGGCGGAAGCGTCGGTCAGCGACACCAGGGCATCTCCAGCGCGGGCGAACTGACCCAGGTTCACCCGCCGCACGCCCAGCACGCCGTCAAACGGCGCCTTGACGCGCTTCTGCTCGATCAGCGCCTGCACCCGCTTGATGTCGCCCGCCGCCTGGTCGTAGTCGGCCTGCGCCTGGTCCAGCTGTTCGCGCGTGGCGGCCTGCTGCGGCAGCAGGCGGCGGGTGCGCTCCAGCAAGGCGCGCGCATTGCGCGCCTGGGCCTGCAACCTGGCCAGCTCGCCTTGCTCGGGCGCGTCGTTCAACTGCACCAGCAACTGGCCGGCCTGGACCCGGGCGCCCGACGCGAACAGGATTCGGTCGACCCGGCCGTCCACTTCGGCCGCCACCTGTACCTGGCGCGCGGCTTCCAACGAACCGATGCCGCTCAGGGTCACGGGGAAGTCCGCCTGCCGCGCGGCGGCCACCGCGACCTTGGCCGGCGCCATGGCCCAACCGCCCTTTTGCTGCGCGCCGCCGAACTTCCAGTACAGCCCGCCTCCCGCCAGCACCACCGCCAGCGCCACGGCCCCGACGGCCCACGCTCCTGAATTCGCCTTCATGATTGACTCGCTATTTATCAAAGAATGTTCTTGGATAATCCACGATATCGGGCATTTCGTCAAAAGGGTTAATCCAATCCCTGGCATAGCGGCGGGCTATTGCCCGCAAGCCCCTGCGAAGCGTGTGGGCATAAAAAAACCGCCAGCAAGCTGGCGGTTTCGTTGGCTGCGGCGCGGTCAGGTCCGCACCATGTGCAGGTAGTGGCGGTGGCGCTCGTACTGGTCCAGGATGTCGCCGATCACCGCATCGCGGCTCCAGCCCATGATGTCGTAGTCCTGCCCGCCTTCGCGCAGATGGACCTCGGCGCGGAAGTACTTGCGCTCTTCCTCGTCGGCCGCTTCCTCGGGCGTGAGGCTGGGACGCACGAAGGCTTCCGGCTGCACGGCATAGGAAAAATCCAGGTGCTCGCCATGGGAGACTTCCATGATCACGCCCTCGTCGTTGCCGTGTTCGCGCACGTCCACTTGATAGCCCTGCTTGCGCAGCTCGTCCGCCACGTCTTCCAGCGCGGGGCGCACCACGTCGCCGATGAAGCGCTGCACATGGGCGCGGCGCGGCATCATGACCATGTTGCGCAAGCGCCGCTCCCAGGACTGTCCGCCGCGCGCGGGGCGCGACAGGGTCAGCGACTGGTAGCGGATGCCACGCTTGGTCGCGTCCAGCCTCAACGCCTTGAACAGCCCCCACAGCGACAGCAGCAGGATGATGGAGAACGGCAGCGCGCTGGCGATTGTGGCCGTCTGCAGGGCCGTCAGGCCATCGGCCAGCAGCAGCGCGATCGCCACCGCGCCCATCAGCACCGACCAGAAGATGCGCTGCCATACAGGCGTGCGGTCCGAGCCGCCGGAGGCCAGCAGGTCCACCACCAGCGCGCCCGAGTCGGCCGAGGTGACGAAGAACACGGCCACCATCAAAATTGCGACAATGGACAGCACCCCGCTCCAGGGCAACCGTTCGAGAAAGGCGAACAGCGCCAAGGAGGAATCGGCCTGCACCACTTCCGCCAGCCCCTGCACCTTGTCGACCAGGATCATATGGATGGCGGTATCGCCAAACACCGTCATCCAGAACAGCGTAAAACCGGCCGGCACCAGCAACACCCCAGTGACGAATTCGCGGATGGTGCGGCCGCGCGAGATGCGCGCGATGAACAGGCCCACGAAGGGCGACCAGGCGATCCACCAGCCCCAGTAGAACAACGTCCAGCCGCCGATCCAGTCGGTGGGTTCATAGGCATAGAGGTTGAAGGTCTTGTTGACGATGTCCGACAGGTAGGCGCCGGTGTTCTGCACGAAGGTCTGGAACAGGAACACCGTGGGGCCGACCACCAGCACGAACATCAGCAGCACCGCCGCCAGCACCAGATTGGTCTCGGACAGGATGCGGATGCCCTTGTCCAGGCCGCTGGCCACCGATAGCGTCGCCAGGCCGCAGGTGACGATGACCAGGATGATCTGCGTGGTCACGCCCACTGGAATGCCGAACAGGTGGTTGAGGCCGCTGTTGATCTGCGCCACGCCCAGGCCCAGCGAAGTGGCCACGCCCAGCACGGTGCCGATGATGGCAAAGATGTCGACAGCATGCCCGATGGGGCCATGGATACGGTTGCCGATCAAGGGATACAAGGCCGAGCGCAGCGTCAGCGGCAGGCCGTGCCGGTAGCTGAAAAAGGCCAGGATCAACGCCACCACCGCGTAAATGGCCCAGGCATGCAGGCCCCAGTGGAAGAACGTGATCTTCATGGCTTCACGGGCGGCGATGGCGGTACCGCCTTCCCCCACCGGCGGCGCGATGAAGTGCATCACGGGCTCGGCCACGCCGAAGAACATCAGGCCGATCCCCATGCCGGCGGAAAACAGCATCGCGAACCAGGTGAAGTTGCGGTAGTCGGGCTCGCTATGGTCGGGCCCAAGCTTGATGTCGCCATACCGGCTGACCGCCAGGAACACCACCGCAATCAGGATGATGGCCACGACCAGAATGTAGAACCAGCTGACGTTGCCCAATATCCAGCCCTGCACGGATTCGAACAGACGTTGCGCGACCTTGGGCGCCAGGATCGCGAATCCGACCAGCAGCAGCGTGAACACGGCCGCTGGAAAGAATACGGGGCGATTGATGGTGGATGGTCGGGTTTCTGAAGTCATGCTGCCGCTCCTTTCGCCCGAGGGTTGGAAATTCCAGCGCGCGTCCCCCCTCAGTCCGGCCGCGCGCCGCAAGTATTACTATCACGGCCAAAGGCCGTCTGACAATCTGAAAGCTCAAGCCGGGCCGGCCTCAGGAGAGATATCCCATGATCGATCATCTGGACCATCTGGTCCTGACCTGCACCGACCCCGACGCCACGGTGGACTTCTACACCCGGATCCTCGGCATGCGACTGGAGACCTTTGGGGAGGGCCGCCAGGCGCTGCGCTTCGGCAACCAGAAGATCAATCTGCACGTGCGCGGCCATGAATTCGAACCCAAGGCCCACCTGCCCGTCCCGGGCGCGCTGGACCTGTGCTTCATCGCCGACCGCCCGCTGGAAGCAGTGATCGCGCATCTGAACCGTGAAGGCGCCCGGATCATCGAAGGCCCGGTGCCGCGCACCGGCGCCACCGGCAAGATCCGTTCGGTCTACCTGCGCGACCCGGACCTGAATCTCATCGAAATCTCGGAACTGCTGGCCTGAGGCCGCCTTCCGGCCGCGCTACTGCGGGCTGGATTCGCCAAAGACCACGCTGCGGAAGAACCCGGCCAGCACGGCCTCGGTCATTTCCGGCGTGACGGCCTGCGGGTCAAAGGCATAGCTGAACTGCATGCCGTCCGACAAGGCCAGCAGGCCCAGCGCCATCTGTTCCGGCGGCATGCGCAGCGGCGTGCCTACCCGCGCGGAAAACTGGCGGATGTATTCCGTGGTGGCTTCGCGCAATTCCCGCATGCAAGCCACGAAGCCCGCCCGGAAATCCGGATCGCGGGCCGCCTGCAGCTTGCCTTCCATCCACAGCAGGAAACAGTCGTTCTCGCGGTAATGCGTGGAGTAGTACTCCAGCACGCGGGCCTCCATCTGCGGGCGCGACTCGCCTTCTTCGAAGATGGCGCGCATATCGCTCATCACGCTTTCGTGATCGCGCCTGAGCAACTGCAGGAACAGTTCGGACTTGCTGGTGAAGTTGGAATAAAAGGCCCCGCGCGTGTAGCCCGCCTGCTCGGCGATGTCCTCCACGCTGGTGGCCACGAATCCCTTGGCAAGAAAAATCGATTGCGCAGCGTCGAGCAGACGCTGGCGCGTCTGGTCACGGCTTTGCTCTCGCGTAAGGCGGACTTTTGACATGGCGCGAGTTTAGCATTCGCGAGTATTTCAGATTCAATATTGAATCCAGATTCATACCTGTATTAAAATACAGGCCCAATGGGGCCGGATCCGGCCTGTCTCAGCCACTTTCAGCGCCGCGAGGTGTTACGTGAATTTCCCTGGCCCTGCCGCGCGCGCTGCGGCGGCCGCCCCTGCGGCGCCGCTTTCGCCCTCCT includes these proteins:
- a CDS encoding efflux RND transporter periplasmic adaptor subunit; this translates as MKANSGAWAVGAVALAVVLAGGGLYWKFGGAQQKGGWAMAPAKVAVAAARQADFPVTLSGIGSLEAARQVQVAAEVDGRVDRILFASGARVQAGQLLVQLNDAPEQGELARLQAQARNARALLERTRRLLPQQAATREQLDQAQADYDQAAGDIKRVQALIEQKRVKAPFDGVLGVRRVNLGQFARAGDALVSLTDASAMYANITLPEQAMGALRAGQPVAVTVDAHAGRVFEGQITTVEPQVDAGSRTVRVQATLPNADGALAAGMYAQGQIGLPARPGVITVPETAVSYSAYGDSVYVLNPPKAGEASAGTTVRQAYVKTAERVRGRVVVTEGLQAGEQVVTSGQLRLHNGAAVEVGAEDTVALEAAQQTVAQVR
- a CDS encoding BCCT family transporter, which codes for MTSETRPSTINRPVFFPAAVFTLLLVGFAILAPKVAQRLFESVQGWILGNVSWFYILVVAIILIAVVFLAVSRYGDIKLGPDHSEPDYRNFTWFAMLFSAGMGIGLMFFGVAEPVMHFIAPPVGEGGTAIAAREAMKITFFHWGLHAWAIYAVVALILAFFSYRHGLPLTLRSALYPLIGNRIHGPIGHAVDIFAIIGTVLGVATSLGLGVAQINSGLNHLFGIPVGVTTQIILVIVTCGLATLSVASGLDKGIRILSETNLVLAAVLLMFVLVVGPTVFLFQTFVQNTGAYLSDIVNKTFNLYAYEPTDWIGGWTLFYWGWWIAWSPFVGLFIARISRGRTIREFVTGVLLVPAGFTLFWMTVFGDTAIHMILVDKVQGLAEVVQADSSLALFAFLERLPWSGVLSIVAILMVAVFFVTSADSGALVVDLLASGGSDRTPVWQRIFWSVLMGAVAIALLLADGLTALQTATIASALPFSIILLLSLWGLFKALRLDATKRGIRYQSLTLSRPARGGQSWERRLRNMVMMPRRAHVQRFIGDVVRPALEDVADELRKQGYQVDVREHGNDEGVIMEVSHGEHLDFSYAVQPEAFVRPSLTPEEAADEEERKYFRAEVHLREGGQDYDIMGWSRDAVIGDILDQYERHRHYLHMVRT
- a CDS encoding VOC family protein, whose protein sequence is MIDHLDHLVLTCTDPDATVDFYTRILGMRLETFGEGRQALRFGNQKINLHVRGHEFEPKAHLPVPGALDLCFIADRPLEAVIAHLNREGARIIEGPVPRTGATGKIRSVYLRDPDLNLIEISELLA
- a CDS encoding TetR/AcrR family transcriptional regulator yields the protein MSKVRLTREQSRDQTRQRLLDAAQSIFLAKGFVATSVEDIAEQAGYTRGAFYSNFTSKSELFLQLLRRDHESVMSDMRAIFEEGESRPQMEARVLEYYSTHYRENDCFLLWMEGKLQAARDPDFRAGFVACMRELREATTEYIRQFSARVGTPLRMPPEQMALGLLALSDGMQFSYAFDPQAVTPEMTEAVLAGFFRSVVFGESSPQ